One genomic window of Ctenopharyngodon idella isolate HZGC_01 chromosome 18, HZGC01, whole genome shotgun sequence includes the following:
- the ampd3b gene encoding AMP deaminase 3b isoform X2 produces the protein MAKIANEEMPRQFTKISLQEVDEKVRLMAEKVYASALKAEDTKNTLSMFTVPEDCPIGLHQAKEWELRKEIEEQMSEKSVKRKQSFKLMRSQSISLQIPVAPDWAMSVISPLLTPSTPTGPMPINVPEFQRVTISGDYCAGITVEDYEQAAKTLLTALFIREKYSRLAYHRFPRTTARFLRSANNEDWSEEEEVMPDICPPPSEGEDPYSMEDLPQNLNYTLRMKDGIIYVYDNEDALKQDQPRSLPYPDLETFAIDLSHVLAMIADGPTKTYCHRRLNFLMSKFQLHEMLNEMAELKELKGVPHRDFYNVRKVDTHIHAAACMNQKHLLKFIQDTYKTEAERVVLEKSGKKLTLKQVFDNLKMDPYDLTVDSLDVHAGRQTFHRFDKFNSKYNPVGASELREIYIKSDNYINGEYFARLIKEVAHDLEESKYQHAEPRLSIYGRAPEEWDSLSKWFINQKLYSPNMKWIIQVPRIYDIFRSKKIVPNFAKMLENIFLPLFQATVNPQKHKETHVFLKHVTGFDSVDDESKHSDHLFTYKSPKPEEWTMEENPPYTYYLFHMYANIMVLNNLRKERGLNTFQFRPHCGEAGSITHLVSAFLTADNISHGLNLKKSPVLQYLFYLAQVPIAMSPLSNNSLFLEYSKNPLREFLQKGLCVSLSTDDPLQFHYTKEALMEEYAIAAQLWKLSTCDVCEIARNSVLQSGLSHQEKKHFLGENYLQDGPEGNDIRRTNVAQIRMAYRHETLCNELSFLVDAVKSEALAAQAL, from the exons AAATGCCGCGTCAGTTCACCAAGATCTCTCTCCAAGAGGTGGATGAGAAAGTTCGACTCATGGCTGAGAAAGTGTACGCTTCAGCTCTGAAGGCAGAAGATACTAAGAACACCTTGTCCATGTTCACTGTCCCTGAGGACTGTCCCATCGGCTTGCATCAGGCCAAGGAGTGGGAGCTACGCAAAGAGATAGAGGAGCAGATGTCAGAGAAATCTGTCAAGAG GAAACAGAGTTTTAAGCTGATGCGATCCCAATCAATTTCCTTGCAAATCCCTGTCGCTCCAGACTGGGCTATGTCTGTGATTTCACCCCTGCTGACCCCTTCCACACCTACAGGCCCTATGCCAATCAATGTCCCAGAATTCCAGAGGGTCACCATCAGTGGAGACTACTGTGCAGGG ATAACAGTTGAGGACTATGAGCAGGCAGCAAAAACTCTGCTGACAGCACTCTTCATCAGAGAAAAATATTCCCGGCTGGCATATCACCGCTTCCCCAGGACCACAGCCAGGTTTCTAAGGAGTGCCAATAATGAGGATTGGAGTGAGGAGGAAGAAGTAATGCCAG ATATCTGCCCCCCTCCGAGTGAGGGTGAGGATCCCTACAGTATGGAAGACCTCCCACAGAATCTGAACTACACCCTGAGAATGAAAGATGGAATCATATATGTCTATGATAATGAGGATGCCTTAAAACAGGATCAGCCACGGAGCTTGCCATATCCTGACTTGGAAACTTTTGCTATTGACTTGAGCCACGTCCTTGCCATGATTGCAGATGGACCAAC GAAGACCTATTGTCACAGAAGGCTTAACTTCCTGATGTCCAAGTTCCAACTACATGAAATGCTGAATGAGATGGCCGAGTTAAAGGAACTGAAAGGCGTTCCTCACAGAGACTTCTACAATGTCAGAAAg GTTGATACGCACATTCACGCAGCTGCCTGCATGAACCAGAAGCATCTTCTGAAGTTCATCCAGGACACCTATAAGACAGAAGCGGAGCGAGTGGTGCTGGAGAAGAGCGGAAAGAAGCTCACCCTCAAACAGGTGTTTGACAACCTGAAAATGGACCCTTACGATCTCACAGTAGACTCATTAGATGTGCACGCG GGCAGACAAACCTTTCATCGCTTTGATAAATTCAATTCCAAATACAACCCAGTGGGTGCTAGTGAGCTCCGAGAGATCTACATCAAAAGTGATAACTACATCAATGGAGAATATTTTGCACGTCTCATCAAG GAGGTTGCTCATGACCTGGAGGAGAGTAAATATCAGCATGCAGAACCCCGTCTCTCAATTTACGGCCGAGCCCCTGAAGAGTGGGACAGTCTGTCCAAATGGTTTATCAATCAAAAGTTATACTCCCCTAATATGAAATGGATCATACAGGTGCCCAGGATTTA TGACATTTTCAGATCAAAGAAGATTGTTCCCAACTTCGCCAAGATGCTAGAGAACATCTTCCTCCCACTGTTTCAGGCCACCGTTAACCCTCAGAAGCACAAAGAAACGCATGTCTTCCTGAAGCAT GTGACAGGGTTTGACAGTGTGGATGATGAGTCCAAACACAGTGATCACTTATTCACCTATAAGAGTCCAAAACCAGAAGAGTGGACCATGGAGGAAAACCCACCATACACTTACTACCTCTTCCACATGTATGCCAACATCATGGTCCTCAACAACCTACGAAA ggaaCGTGGTCTCAATACCTTCCAGTTCCGTCCTCACTGTGGCGAGGCAGGATCCATCACTCATCTGGTGTCAGCCTTCCTCACAGCTGACAACATCTCTCATGGACTCAATCTGAAGAAG AGTCCTGTGCTGCAGTACCTGTTTTACTTGGCCCAGGTGCCCATTGCCATGTCTCCACTCAGCAACAACAGCCTGTTCCTGGAGTATTCCAAGAATCCCCTCAGGGAGTTCCTGCAAAAGGGCCTGTGTGTGTCCCTCTCCACAGATGATCCATTACAGTTCCACTACACAAAG GAGGCCTTGATGGAGGAGTACGCCATAGCAGCACAACTGTGGAAACTGAGCACATGTGATGTGTGTGAGATCGCCAGAAATAGTGTGCTTCAGAGCGGGCTGTCTCATCAG GAGAAGAAACACTTCCTGGGTGAGAATTATCTGCAGGATGGACCAGAGGGTAATGACATCCGTAGGACAAATGTGGCACAGATCCGTATGGCCTATCGTCATGAGACTTTGTGCAATGAGCTCAGCTTCCTTGTGGATGCTGTCAAGTCAGAAGCGTTGGCTGCACAAGCCCTGTAA
- the ampd3b gene encoding AMP deaminase 3b isoform X3: MPRQFTKISLQEVDEKVRLMAEKVYASALKAEDTKNTLSMFTVPEDCPIGLHQAKEWELRKEIEEQMSEKSVKRKQSFKLMRSQSISLQIPVAPDWAMSVISPLLTPSTPTGPMPINVPEFQRVTISGDYCAGITVEDYEQAAKTLLTALFIREKYSRLAYHRFPRTTARFLRSANNEDWSEEEEVMPDICPPPSEGEDPYSMEDLPQNLNYTLRMKDGIIYVYDNEDALKQDQPRSLPYPDLETFAIDLSHVLAMIADGPTKTYCHRRLNFLMSKFQLHEMLNEMAELKELKGVPHRDFYNVRKVDTHIHAAACMNQKHLLKFIQDTYKTEAERVVLEKSGKKLTLKQVFDNLKMDPYDLTVDSLDVHAGRQTFHRFDKFNSKYNPVGASELREIYIKSDNYINGEYFARLIKEVAHDLEESKYQHAEPRLSIYGRAPEEWDSLSKWFINQKLYSPNMKWIIQVPRIYDIFRSKKIVPNFAKMLENIFLPLFQATVNPQKHKETHVFLKHVTGFDSVDDESKHSDHLFTYKSPKPEEWTMEENPPYTYYLFHMYANIMVLNNLRKERGLNTFQFRPHCGEAGSITHLVSAFLTADNISHGLNLKKSPVLQYLFYLAQVPIAMSPLSNNSLFLEYSKNPLREFLQKGLCVSLSTDDPLQFHYTKEALMEEYAIAAQLWKLSTCDVCEIARNSVLQSGLSHQEKKHFLGENYLQDGPEGNDIRRTNVAQIRMAYRHETLCNELSFLVDAVKSEALAAQAL, from the exons ATGCCGCGTCAGTTCACCAAGATCTCTCTCCAAGAGGTGGATGAGAAAGTTCGACTCATGGCTGAGAAAGTGTACGCTTCAGCTCTGAAGGCAGAAGATACTAAGAACACCTTGTCCATGTTCACTGTCCCTGAGGACTGTCCCATCGGCTTGCATCAGGCCAAGGAGTGGGAGCTACGCAAAGAGATAGAGGAGCAGATGTCAGAGAAATCTGTCAAGAG GAAACAGAGTTTTAAGCTGATGCGATCCCAATCAATTTCCTTGCAAATCCCTGTCGCTCCAGACTGGGCTATGTCTGTGATTTCACCCCTGCTGACCCCTTCCACACCTACAGGCCCTATGCCAATCAATGTCCCAGAATTCCAGAGGGTCACCATCAGTGGAGACTACTGTGCAGGG ATAACAGTTGAGGACTATGAGCAGGCAGCAAAAACTCTGCTGACAGCACTCTTCATCAGAGAAAAATATTCCCGGCTGGCATATCACCGCTTCCCCAGGACCACAGCCAGGTTTCTAAGGAGTGCCAATAATGAGGATTGGAGTGAGGAGGAAGAAGTAATGCCAG ATATCTGCCCCCCTCCGAGTGAGGGTGAGGATCCCTACAGTATGGAAGACCTCCCACAGAATCTGAACTACACCCTGAGAATGAAAGATGGAATCATATATGTCTATGATAATGAGGATGCCTTAAAACAGGATCAGCCACGGAGCTTGCCATATCCTGACTTGGAAACTTTTGCTATTGACTTGAGCCACGTCCTTGCCATGATTGCAGATGGACCAAC GAAGACCTATTGTCACAGAAGGCTTAACTTCCTGATGTCCAAGTTCCAACTACATGAAATGCTGAATGAGATGGCCGAGTTAAAGGAACTGAAAGGCGTTCCTCACAGAGACTTCTACAATGTCAGAAAg GTTGATACGCACATTCACGCAGCTGCCTGCATGAACCAGAAGCATCTTCTGAAGTTCATCCAGGACACCTATAAGACAGAAGCGGAGCGAGTGGTGCTGGAGAAGAGCGGAAAGAAGCTCACCCTCAAACAGGTGTTTGACAACCTGAAAATGGACCCTTACGATCTCACAGTAGACTCATTAGATGTGCACGCG GGCAGACAAACCTTTCATCGCTTTGATAAATTCAATTCCAAATACAACCCAGTGGGTGCTAGTGAGCTCCGAGAGATCTACATCAAAAGTGATAACTACATCAATGGAGAATATTTTGCACGTCTCATCAAG GAGGTTGCTCATGACCTGGAGGAGAGTAAATATCAGCATGCAGAACCCCGTCTCTCAATTTACGGCCGAGCCCCTGAAGAGTGGGACAGTCTGTCCAAATGGTTTATCAATCAAAAGTTATACTCCCCTAATATGAAATGGATCATACAGGTGCCCAGGATTTA TGACATTTTCAGATCAAAGAAGATTGTTCCCAACTTCGCCAAGATGCTAGAGAACATCTTCCTCCCACTGTTTCAGGCCACCGTTAACCCTCAGAAGCACAAAGAAACGCATGTCTTCCTGAAGCAT GTGACAGGGTTTGACAGTGTGGATGATGAGTCCAAACACAGTGATCACTTATTCACCTATAAGAGTCCAAAACCAGAAGAGTGGACCATGGAGGAAAACCCACCATACACTTACTACCTCTTCCACATGTATGCCAACATCATGGTCCTCAACAACCTACGAAA ggaaCGTGGTCTCAATACCTTCCAGTTCCGTCCTCACTGTGGCGAGGCAGGATCCATCACTCATCTGGTGTCAGCCTTCCTCACAGCTGACAACATCTCTCATGGACTCAATCTGAAGAAG AGTCCTGTGCTGCAGTACCTGTTTTACTTGGCCCAGGTGCCCATTGCCATGTCTCCACTCAGCAACAACAGCCTGTTCCTGGAGTATTCCAAGAATCCCCTCAGGGAGTTCCTGCAAAAGGGCCTGTGTGTGTCCCTCTCCACAGATGATCCATTACAGTTCCACTACACAAAG GAGGCCTTGATGGAGGAGTACGCCATAGCAGCACAACTGTGGAAACTGAGCACATGTGATGTGTGTGAGATCGCCAGAAATAGTGTGCTTCAGAGCGGGCTGTCTCATCAG GAGAAGAAACACTTCCTGGGTGAGAATTATCTGCAGGATGGACCAGAGGGTAATGACATCCGTAGGACAAATGTGGCACAGATCCGTATGGCCTATCGTCATGAGACTTTGTGCAATGAGCTCAGCTTCCTTGTGGATGCTGTCAAGTCAGAAGCGTTGGCTGCACAAGCCCTGTAA
- the ampd3b gene encoding AMP deaminase 3b isoform X1, with product MSKKGTPLCKQQSTSNFPREMPRQFTKISLQEVDEKVRLMAEKVYASALKAEDTKNTLSMFTVPEDCPIGLHQAKEWELRKEIEEQMSEKSVKRKQSFKLMRSQSISLQIPVAPDWAMSVISPLLTPSTPTGPMPINVPEFQRVTISGDYCAGITVEDYEQAAKTLLTALFIREKYSRLAYHRFPRTTARFLRSANNEDWSEEEEVMPDICPPPSEGEDPYSMEDLPQNLNYTLRMKDGIIYVYDNEDALKQDQPRSLPYPDLETFAIDLSHVLAMIADGPTKTYCHRRLNFLMSKFQLHEMLNEMAELKELKGVPHRDFYNVRKVDTHIHAAACMNQKHLLKFIQDTYKTEAERVVLEKSGKKLTLKQVFDNLKMDPYDLTVDSLDVHAGRQTFHRFDKFNSKYNPVGASELREIYIKSDNYINGEYFARLIKEVAHDLEESKYQHAEPRLSIYGRAPEEWDSLSKWFINQKLYSPNMKWIIQVPRIYDIFRSKKIVPNFAKMLENIFLPLFQATVNPQKHKETHVFLKHVTGFDSVDDESKHSDHLFTYKSPKPEEWTMEENPPYTYYLFHMYANIMVLNNLRKERGLNTFQFRPHCGEAGSITHLVSAFLTADNISHGLNLKKSPVLQYLFYLAQVPIAMSPLSNNSLFLEYSKNPLREFLQKGLCVSLSTDDPLQFHYTKEALMEEYAIAAQLWKLSTCDVCEIARNSVLQSGLSHQEKKHFLGENYLQDGPEGNDIRRTNVAQIRMAYRHETLCNELSFLVDAVKSEALAAQAL from the exons AAATGCCGCGTCAGTTCACCAAGATCTCTCTCCAAGAGGTGGATGAGAAAGTTCGACTCATGGCTGAGAAAGTGTACGCTTCAGCTCTGAAGGCAGAAGATACTAAGAACACCTTGTCCATGTTCACTGTCCCTGAGGACTGTCCCATCGGCTTGCATCAGGCCAAGGAGTGGGAGCTACGCAAAGAGATAGAGGAGCAGATGTCAGAGAAATCTGTCAAGAG GAAACAGAGTTTTAAGCTGATGCGATCCCAATCAATTTCCTTGCAAATCCCTGTCGCTCCAGACTGGGCTATGTCTGTGATTTCACCCCTGCTGACCCCTTCCACACCTACAGGCCCTATGCCAATCAATGTCCCAGAATTCCAGAGGGTCACCATCAGTGGAGACTACTGTGCAGGG ATAACAGTTGAGGACTATGAGCAGGCAGCAAAAACTCTGCTGACAGCACTCTTCATCAGAGAAAAATATTCCCGGCTGGCATATCACCGCTTCCCCAGGACCACAGCCAGGTTTCTAAGGAGTGCCAATAATGAGGATTGGAGTGAGGAGGAAGAAGTAATGCCAG ATATCTGCCCCCCTCCGAGTGAGGGTGAGGATCCCTACAGTATGGAAGACCTCCCACAGAATCTGAACTACACCCTGAGAATGAAAGATGGAATCATATATGTCTATGATAATGAGGATGCCTTAAAACAGGATCAGCCACGGAGCTTGCCATATCCTGACTTGGAAACTTTTGCTATTGACTTGAGCCACGTCCTTGCCATGATTGCAGATGGACCAAC GAAGACCTATTGTCACAGAAGGCTTAACTTCCTGATGTCCAAGTTCCAACTACATGAAATGCTGAATGAGATGGCCGAGTTAAAGGAACTGAAAGGCGTTCCTCACAGAGACTTCTACAATGTCAGAAAg GTTGATACGCACATTCACGCAGCTGCCTGCATGAACCAGAAGCATCTTCTGAAGTTCATCCAGGACACCTATAAGACAGAAGCGGAGCGAGTGGTGCTGGAGAAGAGCGGAAAGAAGCTCACCCTCAAACAGGTGTTTGACAACCTGAAAATGGACCCTTACGATCTCACAGTAGACTCATTAGATGTGCACGCG GGCAGACAAACCTTTCATCGCTTTGATAAATTCAATTCCAAATACAACCCAGTGGGTGCTAGTGAGCTCCGAGAGATCTACATCAAAAGTGATAACTACATCAATGGAGAATATTTTGCACGTCTCATCAAG GAGGTTGCTCATGACCTGGAGGAGAGTAAATATCAGCATGCAGAACCCCGTCTCTCAATTTACGGCCGAGCCCCTGAAGAGTGGGACAGTCTGTCCAAATGGTTTATCAATCAAAAGTTATACTCCCCTAATATGAAATGGATCATACAGGTGCCCAGGATTTA TGACATTTTCAGATCAAAGAAGATTGTTCCCAACTTCGCCAAGATGCTAGAGAACATCTTCCTCCCACTGTTTCAGGCCACCGTTAACCCTCAGAAGCACAAAGAAACGCATGTCTTCCTGAAGCAT GTGACAGGGTTTGACAGTGTGGATGATGAGTCCAAACACAGTGATCACTTATTCACCTATAAGAGTCCAAAACCAGAAGAGTGGACCATGGAGGAAAACCCACCATACACTTACTACCTCTTCCACATGTATGCCAACATCATGGTCCTCAACAACCTACGAAA ggaaCGTGGTCTCAATACCTTCCAGTTCCGTCCTCACTGTGGCGAGGCAGGATCCATCACTCATCTGGTGTCAGCCTTCCTCACAGCTGACAACATCTCTCATGGACTCAATCTGAAGAAG AGTCCTGTGCTGCAGTACCTGTTTTACTTGGCCCAGGTGCCCATTGCCATGTCTCCACTCAGCAACAACAGCCTGTTCCTGGAGTATTCCAAGAATCCCCTCAGGGAGTTCCTGCAAAAGGGCCTGTGTGTGTCCCTCTCCACAGATGATCCATTACAGTTCCACTACACAAAG GAGGCCTTGATGGAGGAGTACGCCATAGCAGCACAACTGTGGAAACTGAGCACATGTGATGTGTGTGAGATCGCCAGAAATAGTGTGCTTCAGAGCGGGCTGTCTCATCAG GAGAAGAAACACTTCCTGGGTGAGAATTATCTGCAGGATGGACCAGAGGGTAATGACATCCGTAGGACAAATGTGGCACAGATCCGTATGGCCTATCGTCATGAGACTTTGTGCAATGAGCTCAGCTTCCTTGTGGATGCTGTCAAGTCAGAAGCGTTGGCTGCACAAGCCCTGTAA